The following proteins come from a genomic window of Melospiza georgiana isolate bMelGeo1 chromosome 3, bMelGeo1.pri, whole genome shotgun sequence:
- the PEX3 gene encoding peroxisomal biogenesis factor 3, whose protein sequence is MLRSLWSFLKRHKKKCLVLGTFLGGVYLLGKYGQKKIREIQEREAAEYIAQARRQYHFESNQRTCNMTVLSMLPTLRDALMHQLNSESLTSLLKNRPANKLEIWEDLKIISFTRSIVAVYSTCMLVVLLRVQLNIIGGYIYLDNAALGKNGTTPLAPPEVQQQYLSSIQHLLGDGLTELITIVKQAVHKVFGSISLKQTLSLLELEQKLKDIREVVEHKDSDQIASYSPLCHYLMPDEENPLASQACGLTERDIATIKLLNETRDMLESPDFSTVLSTCLNRGFSRLLDNMAEFFRPTEKDLSQNSSVNSLSSVSLPLAKIIPIINGQIHSVCSETPSHFVQDLLMMEQVKDFAANVYEAFSTPQQLEK, encoded by the exons GAGTCTATTTACTGGGAAAATATGGGcagaagaaaatcagagaaatccAGGAGCGAGAGGCAGCTGAGTACATTGCCCAGGCACGAAGGCAGTACCATTTTGAGAGTAATCAGAGGACTTGCAATATGACAG TACTGTCAATGCTTCCAACACTGAGGGATGCCTTAATGCATCAGTTAAACTCTGAGAGTCTCACATCTCTTCTTAAAAATAG GCCAGCAAACAAGTTAGAAATCTGGGAGGATTTAAAGATAATAA GTTTCACCCGCAGCATCGTGGCTGTGTACAGCACCTGCATGCTGGTGGTTCTCCTGCGGGTGCAGCTGAACATCATCGGCGGCTACATCTACCTGGATAACGCCGCGCTCGGCAAGAACGGCACC ACACCACTAGCACCCCCTGAAGTCCAGCAGCAATATTTATCAAGCATTCAGCACCTTTTGGGAGATG GACTGACTGAGTTAATAACTATTGTTAAACAAGCTGTGCATAAAGTTTTTGGAAG tatTTCCCTTAAGCAGACCCTGTCTCTTCTGGAACTGGAACAGAAACTTAAAGATATCAGGGAAGTAGTGGAACATAAAGATTCGGATCAGATTGCGTCTTATTCTCCCTTATGTCATTATCTGATGCCAGATGAAGAAAACCCTTTGGCTAGCCAG GCCTGTGGACTCACAGAAAGAGACATTGCTACAATTAAATTATTGAATGAAACTAGAGATATGCTAGAAAG TCCAGACTTCAGTACAGTTTTGAGCACATGTTTAAATAGAGGATTCAGTCGGCTGCTGGACAATATGGCAGAATTTTTTAGACCTACTGAAAAAGACCTTTCTCAAAACAGCTCTGTAAAtag TCTTTCCAGTGTCAGTCTTCCTTTAGCCAAGATAATTCCAATAATAAATGGACAGATCCATTCAGTATGCAGTGAAACACCCAGTCACTTTGTTCAG GACCTGTTGATGATGGAACAAGTGAAAGATTTTGCTGCTAACGTTTATGAAGCTTTTAGTACCCCTCAGCAACTAGAGAAATGA
- the FUCA2 gene encoding LOW QUALITY PROTEIN: plasma alpha-L-fucosidase (The sequence of the model RefSeq protein was modified relative to this genomic sequence to represent the inferred CDS: deleted 2 bases in 1 codon), with protein sequence MGKSPQAAGGPGEERRGRGARPARVPLLSPSLSQPPSPARPSSAASSGPAAAMSGPGGRAALALLLLLLLLGLPGLPHALPRYEPTWGSLDARPLPAWFDEAKFGVFIHWGVFSVPSFGSEWFWWYWQKEKREPYVKFMDANYPPGFSYEDFGPLFTAEFFDPNQWADILKASGAKYVVLTSKHHEGFTLWGSKYSWNWNAVDVGPKRDLVAELATSVKNRTDLHFGLYHSLFEWFNPLFLEDATNAFNTSKFPTSKSLPELYEIVTKYQPEIIWSDGDGNAPDTYWNSTGFLAWLYNDSPVRDTVVTNDRWGAGSICAHGGFYTCSDRFNPGRLLPRKWENCMTIDRGSWGYRRDARLRDYLPIEDLLKQLVETVSCGGNLLMNIGPTHDGRIAVVFEERLRQVGSWLQVNGEAIYGTKPWRAQNDTVTPGVWYTFTPKEGNVNAIFLNWPVSGILELGEPRAKPGETQVKLAGYRELLKWVALGEKGMVIALPQLTPQQMPCQWGWTLQLTDVD encoded by the exons ATGGGGAAGAGCCCCCAGGCGGCAGGCGGGCCGGGGGAGGAGCGAAGGGGCCGCGGGGCCCGCCCTGCCCGTGTCCCgcttctttccccttccctttcccagcca cccagcccggcccggccgagCAGCGCCGCGagctccggccccgccgccgccatgtCGGGCCCGGGCGGGCGCGCCGcgctggcgctgctgctgctgctgctgctgctggggctgcccggGCTGCCGCACGCCCTGCCCCGCTACGAGCCCACCTGGGGCTCGCTGGACGCCCGGCCGCTGCCCGCCTGGTTTGACGAGGCGAAGTTCGGCGTCTTCATCCACTGGGGCGTGTTCTCGGTGCCCAGCTTCGGCAGCGAGTGGTTCTg GTGGTACtggcagaaggaaaagagagagccCTATGTGAAATTTATGGATGCAAATTACCCACCTGGCTTCAGCTATGAAGATTTTGGTCCTCTGTTTACAGCAGAATTCTTTGATCCCAACCAGTGGGCAGATATTCTGAAGGCTTCAGGTGCAAAATATGTTGTCTTAACTTCAAAACATCATGAGG gCTTTACTTTGTGGGGGTCCAAATATTCTTGGAACTGGAATGCTGTTGATGTGGGACCAAAGCGAGATCTTGTTGCTGAACTAGCAACATCTGTTAAAAACAGGACTGACTTGCATTTTGGGTTATACCATTCCCTGTTTGAATGGTTCAATCCTCTCTTCCTTGAGGATGCCACCAATGCCTTTAACACAAGCAAGTTTCCCACCAGCAAATCATTACCAGAACTCTATGAAATTGTGACCAAGTACCAGCCAGAAATAATTTGGTCTGATGGGGATGGAAATGCTCCAGATACTTACTGGAACAGCACTGGTTTCTTGGCTTGGCTCTATAATGACAG CCCGGTGCGGGACACAGTGGTGACCAATGACCGCTGGGGAGCGGGCAGCATCTGTGCCCATGGCGGCTTCTACACGTGCAGCGACCGCTTCAACCCCGGGCGCCTCCTGCCCCGCAAGTGGGAGAACTGCATGACCATCGACCGCGGCTCCTGGGGCTACCGCCGGGACGCGCGGCTGCGGGACTACCTCCCCATCGAGGACTTGCTCAAG CAACTTGTAGAAACAGTGTCTTGTGGAGGAAACCTCCTGATGAATATCGGGCCCACCCACGACGGTCGCATCGCTGTTGTGTTTGAGGAGCGCCTGAGGCAGGTGGGCTCTTGGCTGCAGGTCAACGGAGAGGCCATCTATGGAACAAAGCCATGGAGAGCACAGAACGACACTGTCACCCCTGGAGTCTG GTACACTTTCACCCCTAAAGAAGGGAATGTCAACGCTATCTTCCTTAACTGGCCAGTCTCTGGGATTTTGGAACTTGGTGAGCCACGGGCTAAGCCTGGAGAAACACAG GTGAAGCTGGCTGGATACAGGGAACTGCTGAAATGGGTTGCCCTGGGAGAAAAGGGAATGGTTATTGCTCTACCTCAATTGACTCCTCAGCAAATGCCATGTCAGTGGGGCTGGACCTTACAACTGACTGATGTAGACTGA